TAAGCGCTGCATCAAGTGCCTTTCCGACGGCAGGCCCTGCTGGCACACCAAGTTTGATGACATCGTTTCCATTAATTGCAAGTGCTGATCGACTAAACGCTGCATTTTGCTCAATGATGGCATCTAAGCACTTTTCAGCAGCGTCAGCCGCCTTTGTCCCTCCGCGCCATTGCGGTGCATGTGCGAGTGAATCGGCGCGCTTTAAAGCACAGAGATCGCGGAAGAGATCTTCTCGTCCGTCAAGACGTTGCAACATGCGCTTAGTGGCGCGCGGTGTTGGTGCAATCGGTATGTCGTGATAGCGAATGAGTAGGCAAGCATCGTGGATGAATCGCGTGGGGAACCGAAGTCGCTTCAATAGATTGCGTGCCATTGCTTCACCAACAGCTGCGTGGTCAGGGAAATGCCCCGCGCCCGCTTCATCAACAACCATGGTGGCAGGCTTGCCGATGTCATGCAGGAAGGCACACCAACGCACTAGTGATTTCTTAGGTGTCTGTTGAGTGGCCCAGGCAAGATGCTCATACACATCGAACGAATGATACTTGCTTTGCTGATCAAATCCGCAAGTGCAGGATAGTTCAGGGATTGCCGCGCAGATAACAGGGGCGCAATTCATAAGCGCATCATGTACAAAGGACCCTTTGAGCAGCGCATCCATTTCAGCGGCAATGCGTTCCGCTGATATACGTGCTAAATTATGCGCTGCTTCATTCATGGCGTGTGCGGTTTCTGT
This genomic interval from Cryptobacterium curtum DSM 15641 contains the following:
- a CDS encoding CCA tRNA nucleotidyltransferase produces the protein MLDTLMNPPVQRIIETLEQAGVEAWLVGGCVRDGLIGRPIHDIDIASSASWQETVRLCQAAGMTTVETGTQHGTVTIIADGTPFEVTTFRGEGQYQDGRHPEYVFPVDSIDEDLARRDFTINAMAWNPSRGLHDPYGGQADAAAKIIRAVGKAQQRFDEDALRILRGARFASQLGFTLETETAHAMNEAAHNLARISAERIAAEMDALLKGSFVHDALMNCAPVICAAIPELSCTCGFDQQSKYHSFDVYEHLAWATQQTPKKSLVRWCAFLHDIGKPATMVVDEAGAGHFPDHAAVGEAMARNLLKRLRFPTRFIHDACLLIRYHDIPIAPTPRATKRMLQRLDGREDLFRDLCALKRADSLAHAPQWRGGTKAADAAEKCLDAIIEQNAAFSRSALAINGNDVIKLGVPAGPAVGKALDAALNAVIDETRRNERDSLLDLVRELMVKGI